The sequence GTGGCTCGCCCGGGCTGGCCGACATCACGCCGGCGCTGTGCGGCGGCAGGTCCGGCACGGTGGCCACCTGCAGGGCGTGCGGCAGCACCACGCAGGTCGGGCTCCGGGTCGCCGCCGCGGTGCGGAACGCCTGATCCAGCAGGGCGGGGACCTGCCCGGGGAGTCGCCCGTACCGGACGAACTGGTTGCAGACGTCGCCGAAGAGCCGGCTCAGGCCGATCTCCTCGTACGCCCCGCCGAGCGGTCCGGAGACGTCCTCGCCGACGATCGCCACCACCGGCTTGCTGTCCAGCTTGGCGTCGTAGAGGCCGTTGAGCAGGTGCAGCGCGCTCGGGCCCTGGGTCGCCAGGCAGACCCCGATCTGGCCGGTGAATTTGGCGTGGCCGGTGGCCATGAACGCGGCCGTCTCCTCGTGCCGGGCCGGGATGAACTCCGGGTCGCCACCCGCGGCGTCCAGCGCGGCCACCAGGGGGGCGATCGCCGGTCCCGGACAGCCGAACAGCCGGGGTACGTGCCAGGCGCGCAGCCGCTCGACGACCAGATCCGCGACGGCACGGTCAGGCATTGCCCCGCCCGGGGGTGCTCGCGTCGACGTACCGCAGCACCGCCCCGACCCCGTCGGTGAGTTCCGGTGCCTCCTCGGGCGCGAGCACGGTGAGTTCGGCGTTGGTGCCGACCAGCGCGCGCAGCAGCGCGGCGTCGGCGCGGACCCGCTGCGGGTCGGCCACCGACATCGCCTCCAGCTGCCGCGGGTCGGTGGCGATCTCGGTCGGCTCGGGGCCGATCCAGAGTTCGCCGTCCGCGGACGGGTCGTCCACGATCAGCATGGTGTCCACCTGGTTGCGTTGCAGGGCGGCGACGACTGCGTCCAGGCCCGCCCCGACGTCCTCCTGCATGCCGAACCGGTCCAGCGCGGCGGCTATCCGCTGGTCGGCGACCTCGGCGATGGTCTGCACCGTGAGGTCGTCCATGGCGGCCGGGTCGGCGCCGCCGGTCCGCTTGCCGGCGTCGGTACGCACCAGCACGTCCTGCCAGCGTTCCGGCAGCTGGGCGGCGATCATGCCGGTGGCCCTGATGTCCCCGGCCGCCACCACCACGTCCGCGCCGACCTTCTCGGCCAGTTCGGCGGTGGCCGCGGCGGCGTCGCCGGCGTTGTGGTGCCAGGCCTCCATCGCCGCGCGCTGGTAGCGGGACTGCGACCAGCCGCCCGGCTTCACCCGGCGCAGCTGCCAGCTCTCTCGCCCCTTGACGTGGGCCCGCCGGGGCACCCCGCCGGCGCTGACCGCGATGGCGTCCGCCCCCGTCCGGTCGGCCAGCACCCGGACCCAGGCGATCTGCTCGCCCCGCTGGGCGACCAGCGGCATGGTGTGCGGCACCAGGGACCAGGTGGCCAGGTCCCGCAGCGGCGGTGCGGAGAGGTACTCGGTGAGCACCACCCGGCCCCGGGTGGCGAAGACGGCCAGGCCGTAGTCGCCGGGCATCGGGTCGTGCCGGCGGACGACCTCCTCGACCGCGTCGATGGTCACCCGGTCGGCGCCCTGCTCC comes from Micromonospora viridifaciens and encodes:
- a CDS encoding baeRF2 domain-containing protein, encoding MQLSFLRPLYDRPGPWCSVYLDASRDTHDSRPAVDLRWRSLKGHLLEQGADRVTIDAVEEVVRRHDPMPGDYGLAVFATRGRVVLTEYLSAPPLRDLATWSLVPHTMPLVAQRGEQIAWVRVLADRTGADAIAVSAGGVPRRAHVKGRESWQLRRVKPGGWSQSRYQRAAMEAWHHNAGDAAAATAELAEKVGADVVVAAGDIRATGMIAAQLPERWQDVLVRTDAGKRTGGADPAAMDDLTVQTIAEVADQRIAAALDRFGMQEDVGAGLDAVVAALQRNQVDTMLIVDDPSADGELWIGPEPTEIATDPRQLEAMSVADPQRVRADAALLRALVGTNAELTVLAPEEAPELTDGVGAVLRYVDASTPGRGNA